In a single window of the Thunnus thynnus chromosome 9, fThuThy2.1, whole genome shotgun sequence genome:
- the LOC137188856 gene encoding uncharacterized protein, which translates to MSRRPSQLHLPASSQYLQNRQQSKLSFQSNHRDSVGHAAAFVHLSTCRRLPLLLKLRGSFKDAARPLQLCNTAATPLRRDSKPRKQATGKGAPAESGSMQSFSVNLSTPVRSQPDHPSLAARPSLLWLSLTCCHSRAIIMTLLHTIHLHGRVPEALCSSSQITISLSLLPYFSTRPEFTRICYHITKIYTSSSPPQVSRFHQGVILYYSRIHLPLSYPVTSRWGLIAKDFSTVIYHAYSINIIYFIKKLSLS; encoded by the exons ATGAGTAGGCGACCCTCCCAGCTCCACCTGCCAGCCAGCTCCCAGTATCTGCaaaacagacagcagagcaAG CTGTCATTCCAGAGCAATCATCGCGACTCAGTCGGTCATGCTGCTGCATTCGTGCATCTGTCGACATGCAG GAGGTTGCCTCTGTTACTCAAGCTGCGCGGCAGCTTCAAAGACGCCGCTCGTCCTCTGCAACTCTGCAACACAGCTGCAACTCCTCTCAGACGGGACTCCAAACCCCGTAAGCAAGCGACCGGCAAAGGTGCTCCAGCGGAGTCTGGCTCCATGCAGAGTTTCTCAGTCAACCTCTCTACTCCAGTCAGATCTCAACCAGACCATCCCTCTCTGGCTGCTCGCCCGTCCCTACTCTGGCTCTCCCTCACCTG ctgtcattccAGAGCAATCATAATGACCCTCCTCCACACCATCCACCTCCACGGCCGTGTCCCGGAAGCTCTCTGCTCTTCATCCCAGATCACCATCTCGCTTTCTCTACTCCCTTACTTCAGCACCAGGCCCGAGTTCACCAGAATCTGCTACCACATCACCAAGATCTACACCTCTTCATCACCACCACAAGTGTCTAGATTCCATCAGGGGGTTATCCTATACTATTCTCGCATTCACCTCCCCCTTTCATATCCAGTGACATCACGATGgggtctaatcgccaaagacttttcCACCGTCATCTATCATGCTTATTCAATTAATATCATTTACTTCATAAAGaaactgagtctctcctga